The Brienomyrus brachyistius isolate T26 chromosome 7, BBRACH_0.4, whole genome shotgun sequence DNA segment TCTTTCTTCATGGCTTTGTTCAGGGCTTCTGTCTTCTGTGCCAGCTCCTTCTTCAGAGTCACTGCGCTCTTCATCACTTCAATCTTCCCCGGGCCTGAGTCTTCGTCTTTCTTCAAAATCACAGCTGTTCGGCAACAGGGACGAGCAGGACGGCCACCCCGAGTTACATGTGCTTCTCGGAGAGGGACAGCACGGCTAACGCTGTAACGCTGCCATCTCGGCATGCTCACCCTCCTCCTCGTGCAGACGTTCCTGTAACACCTGAACGGTCTGTTTCAGCTCCACCACCTGCGGTACGGCCACCTCCGTCAGTCTCAGCTCCGCCAAGAACGTCTCTCTCTCCTGGCCACTCTCTACCAGTTTCTAATACATAAGAAAAAGGACCATGTCATAAGCGTGGACATCTAGCCCATTCCATTTTATAATTGATAGTCATATCTCtaaaagttttatttttaaaagcattaCTCTAGCTACAGCATAACTAACTGTAAACTATATAAACTATAACAGTTTAGTCAAAATGTGGCTGCGTAGGATATTTTGCATAGTAAAGCCTGTGAATGTTTGCAAAGAGAGGCACAGGAAGCCACTGTGCAGACTGCCTCATTTTGAGCTCACATACTTACATCAGAACCTCTCATAACGGCCGGATTTTTGAGACGAACGGGAAAAGGCCGGAGGGGTGGACACACTCACATTTATCACGGTGTCCTTTTCGGCCAGCAGGCCCCTAAGCTCCGCAGTCACCAGGCACTTTGCGTGTGCGATTGCCGAGCTCTGCTTCTCGGCCTCGCAgagctgctgctgcttctcAGCGAGCTGCTCCTTCAGGTCTCGCACTTCCTGGCCACGTTCAGCCAGGAGGCGCTTATAGTGCTCTGCAGAATCCTTCAAAGGAGGAAGAACATTCTGCCAGTCAGCTGCAGGCCTTCAGCGTGAATGAGGAAAGCAGAGAGGGGCTCTGAATGTGCTTGGGAAAAGCGATCAGGGCTGACAGTAACATCACACATTACTTTGAGGAGCTGGTCTTTGCTGCTGATGGTTTTCAGCAGTCCCTCCACAGCGCTCTCGTTGTCCGACACCAATCTCTCTCGGTCCTTCATGACTTCAGCCAGCAAGGCCTCCGCCGCCTTCAGCTGCTGGCCGAGCTGCTCAGATACAGCGCCACTCTGCGTCTTGCTGAGGAGGGTGCGATTCATCTCCTGGGAATACAGATACGAGCAGCATGTCTGTCAAGAGGAGCACTGCTTTGGTCACATCCTGTCATGAAATAGGCGAGAAGCTCCAGCTTACATCCAAATCCTTGGATTTCCCCTCGAGCGCTTGCTGCAGTTGAGAGATGATGGCGTCTTTTTCCCGAAGGGTGCGAGAAAGGTTCCCCTCCATCTCCTGCTTGGCCCTCTGCTGATCTTTGAAGCTGTTCGCCAGGTGCTGGAGCTCCACGTCCTTTTCCTTAATCACAGAATCAAAACTCTGGGGAGAATGACAGCAGAGATTCAGCAAAGGAGACCGGCCAGGAGAGAGGAGATCCTGAGGGAGCAGGTGCCCGCTGAGTGCCTAACGTACATTAATCGTCTCCTCGTTGTGCAATAGAAGGTTCTTCAATCTTGCTAGGTCCTGCTCCTTTTCGCGCAAAGACAGATGAAGCTGGTGAATCTCATTGTCCTTCTCTTCAATGGCAGCAAACTTCTCATCCAGGGCTTGCTGCAGAAAAAGCAACACGATAGACCTTGGCTTTACACAACTGAACCACAAAAATTAGGTATGTATACAGGGGCGGAGCCACAGGGGTATAGGCCTAGGTAAAAGCTTATTGGCCCTCAGagtgtcccctcccctgtcactcatagattcaaaacatatcattggctaataaggCTGGCGCCTCAGTATAAATAATGGCCCCTAGCATGGCCTCCCCCAAATAAATCCTCGAATTGCTCCTCTATGCCAGCAAACTTTCATAGAATATtgccaaaaaaaatgaaattactGAATTCACCGACTTTAACCAAATATAACACTTATGAACATAATACACAAAGCATGTTTGTCTCAACTAAAGTTTCTATCTCTGCTATCTTTCAAAATACATGCTGAAGCAACACCCTGCATTTCTGAAGATCAAAGCTAGTATTAGGCCCTGACTTCACTTTCATAAATACACCCCTGACATGAAATAAAAGGTATTATATTGGAGAAAGTGTTAAGCACAAAGGCTCCAGCCCAGATGCGCTGGGAAGGTCCACCTGCAGACTGTTCTCCTTCTCCCGGAGACGTTCCCGCAGCTTGGTCAGCATGTCTCCGCCGCCCCCGGGGCTTCGCCTCTGTTCCTGATCTTTCATCATGTGCATGTACTCCTGCAAAGAGACACCGGTGTCAGCAGGGGGCTCCACTCTCAGCCAGCCCCTCTAGCCTGGCCGGGCATCTAACGCCACCTGTAGCTGATGCTCCTTGTCACTGAGGCTGCAGGTGAGGCGCTGGATGGTGACCTCGTGGCCCTGCAGCGTCCTCTGGCTCTCGTTAAGGAGGCTCTGGTAGTGCTGCTCCAGGGcgctctccctctcccccagcTCCCCCTTCAGCTTCTTCAGCTGGTTTTGGAGGTCCTGCCAAGGAAAACACGCAGATCAGCCCAGAAACGGCGAGGTCCGAATGCTCACTGCCAGTccaacacaaataaataaaggagaAAAGAAACACAAAGCTCTGTTTAAGGAGAGGAGCCCTTATAAAATAAGGAAGTCATGCTCCCCCGCTGGTATTTTTCCAGTGTTATCTGCCTGTTGTTCCATATGCAGGACTGGCCTAAATTAGAAGTGGATCCATGGCTTGAGGGTTTCTAGAGCACCTCGGGGACCTGACTGGTCACCGTCTAGCGGTGCTCTCGCGCAAGCGCAGCCACACGGGACGCCACCCACATTGACAGCTTTGTCTCCCTTCTTCTTCagctgctgcagctcctccagctcctgctccagCTGCTCCTTGGCTTGCTGCACGTCCCCAAGATCCTGTTCCCGAAGCTGAAGGGCTCGCTGGAGCTTCTGAGCCTCCAGCACCTTGCCGTGGTGTTCCAGCTGTAGCTTCTCCAGCTCCGCCTGCTTATCCATCAGAAGATTCTGATGCTCCTCTGCACCctggagggggtgtggggggtacACACACAGATCGCCCTATTAGAATAGGTTGTTATGTGCTAAATATAGTCTGCAACCTTTCTACATGAAGAAACATTTCTTATCATAAGCCACATTCTTAAAGCCCCACACATGCACTTAATCTTCATCAAGGAAGGACGACTTGCCTGGTATTTCTGGATCTGTGCCTTGTGTGCAGCCTCGCGGGACTTGGCCAAGGCTGCATCACGGTCCTCAATCTCATGACAGAGCTCCTCCATCTTTCCAACAGAGGAGGGTGAGGCATTACTGGAGGTCAGGAGATGAAATGAATCAAAGTGTATTTATTCAGGCTACAGCCGGTCACCTCCTTGTCCTTCTGCTTCAGGAGCAGACTCAGGCCCTGGATTGTTTTGTCTCGTTTCACGGCGTTTTTCTTCTCCGAGGACAGCTCCACCTCGCTCTCCTCGAGCTTTCCATGCAGAACCTGAAAAGCAGACGAGACGAGCGCTTAGGTTCTTATGAAACGAGGCTGCCGTTAAGCAGGCTATACAAActgccactctctgctgcaatgCACACCTTGGTCTCATTCTCTCTATCTTCTAGAGTCTTGGTCAGATTCTTGATGGTAGCCCTGTTGCTGTTCAGTTCTTCTGTTATCTGCTTCGTAAGAGCTTCCATCTTAGCGATGTCATTCTGTTTTCCCACAAAGTTCTGAAAGGACATTTAGCATAATTGTGAATATTGATAGAAACAACAAAAGCACAGTAGAAATGTAATAAGATCCCATAAGGTCCTACAAAGACATAAAAAGACAAACACAGGCACAAAACTGCTCACATCTTAATGCAGCCTTGAGAAGCACATGGGCTTGTGATCAGGTTACCTCAGCTTTAAGGACTGTGTACTCATCGTTAAATGCATCTGTCAGATCTTGTAAAAAATCCCATTCTGCAGCCAGCTGATTTCTGGCTGTTTCCGTCTGACTCTGAGCTGAAGAAGTACCGGACACTGTTCCCAAGGGGACGGATCTCGTAAGGATGGGTATCTTACTCTTTGGCTGTGATAAGAGGGCTCTTCTCGGGATGCTTCGAAGAAGACTGAGGACATCGGAGATCATGAAAGTCTGAGTAAAAGGGCTTCCCTGTAGATGCCCTCTCCTGAATCTGGCCACGGGATCAGGACGGGCGGGTTGGGGGCTGTCCCCTGTGGCCTTCTGCACTGCAGATCCCGACGATCCAGGAAGGGAGCGGGACTCGGAACATTCCGAGGTTAAAGACTGAATGGAGGAGGAGCGCTTCTGATACAAGGCTGACGTGCTACTTTTGTGGAGCTCGACCTCCATGTACATGTGTTGGGAGGGGAGAGACATCGGCTGTGAGCCGGAGCCAGCTGCTGGAGCCCTGGTTTCACCGTCATCACAGCTTCTGGCAGGTGAGAGCTGCTCCTCTGAAACCGACCCCTCTGAAGCGATTTGAACTTCAACGCTGGTCCTGGATGAGCTCCTAGTGGGAGCACAATCCCCTTCAGCCGCCACCAtgcactcattgtgtttcctgtACAAGTGGCTGATGCACCGTATCAGGTTCTCCTTCTCCACCTGCAGCTTCTGCTCCTGGGCCCTGTGAGTCACCTGAAGCCGACCGATGAGCAGgcggcactcgagcacacgctcCAGCATGTGGGCGCACTTGCCGCAGAGGAACTCGCAGCGGCCGTCGCGCGCCACTTCGCAACCCAGCGCGTAGGACAGTGCCACCTGCAGCTTCGTCCTTCCCGAGGGGCTGAACATCCAGCGGCAGAGGCTGCCCCGGGGGAGGTTGCCGCAGACTCGGCAGGAGTCCCGCGCGCTTATGGGCCGGCCGTGCTCGGCGTCACGCAGGGATCTCCGCAGGGATGCTGCCCGTGTCTCCCCAGACATTGTCGGTAGCAGAATGGGCGGCTAGCAGGGCAAGCCCTACACTAAATCCGGTAATCCGGTGGCACTGGCCTGATAGGCACGCTTGCCCCCAATCCTGGGCGGATAACATGACCGGCATTACAGCGCTGACCCCTGTAATCTCCTCGTGACAGTACAGCCACCCCTTCTGACCGCTGCGTGTCACTGACAAAAGCGGCTAGATGATCGCCTTTAGCTGCAAGTCATCCATCAGATGGCGCCACCTGTCTGGCTTCAGCCATAATATTTCGACTCTGTAGGTCAAAGCACTGACATCTCCCCATCACAAACACTGCAGTAAACATAATAAAATCTGTTATGTTTTGCTTATGGCAAGATATTTTAACTTGTTCATGGAACCTGAATGATTTACATATTGACCTCAATTGAAAAACTTACACAACTGCATAAAAATGTGAGTTTTGGACTCCTACCATAACAAGGTCTGGTTTCACCAAAAATCCTCTCCACTTAAAATTCTTTAATAATTCATTCCACATAACCTGCTTACAAAATTCTCTTCGACTACAGTATTTTTTGTAAGCAAGGACACATCCAGCAGTTTTCAATAACAATTTCTCCTTAAACACCCCAGTGATTTCACTGCCAGACACTGGTTTGGAAGGCCCAAGAGGATTACAGAGATTAGGACAAAACCATAAAAGCAAAGGCACATCGAAGTTCAAAATGCATGCAACATTGTGTCATTTTATATTACTTCTTTGATTTTCTTTTATACCACTGATTTTGATGAGGGGAGTAGATGCTCTGTCTTGCATCTACTCAGTCTGAGACACAGCTCCCGGGCCCGCAGAGGCATTTACACAGGAGCACAGCCTCCTTTTAGAGGAACACAGCTTCCGAGACACAGCTCCCTGGCCAGCAAGGCATTTACACAGGAGCACAGCCTCCTTTTAGAGGAACACAGCTTCCGAGACACAGCTCCCGGGCCCGCAGAGGCATTTACACATGGGCACAGCCTCCTTTTAGAGGAACACAGCTTCCGAGACACAGATCCCGGGCCCGCAGAGGCATTCACACATGGGCACAGCCTCCTTTTAGAGGAACACAGCTTCCGAGACACAGATCCCGGGCCCGCAGAGGCATTCACACATGGGCACAGCCTCCTTTTAGAGAAACACAGCTTCCGAGACACAGATCCCGGGCCCGCAGAGGCATTCACACATGGGCACAGCCTCCTTTTAGAGGAACACAGCTCCCGGGCCAGCAGAGGCATTTACACATGGGGACAGCCTCCTTTTAGAGCGAGCAGAGGAACACAGAGTCTCTGGCAGCATATAAGCAAACAGggctcatgttgaacagaaaaaGAGGATGTTGCATATGTTCCTTTGTTCATATTTGTTATCAGTAGATATTCCTCGGATGGCAtctgttctgtgtcattgtgAAGGGGATTACATGAGGGATCGTGACAAACACACAAATGCAAGACTGtaagttcattaaaataatttgttaaaaaagtgttgatttaaaatattgatgctgACACATTTTCAGTGTCAACGTCATCAGCTACGTGGATTAATGGCGGCAGCCCTACTGAACAGTGGCACGGCCTCAGGCCAATGCACTGCAGACGAGCCCCATCCTCCAGGGTCCTAGCTGACCCGTCACACAGCTGCTGGGCTACTCAACcccactgacagacagacatttATTTCCCTTCAGCAATGAGCACACACTGTGGATCACTGATTAACAAATGGAACACCTTTAAACTAACCTGCAGttctctttcatttttcacCTTCTCACGCCCAAGTTCCTCTTTGAGAGTCTttgggagagaaaaaaaaaatgtgaggcAACAATACAGACAAAAGTCcacatcacaaaaaaaacattcaactaAAGGTCATGCTTTGCATTCagcaaaaaaaacatacatttcataTAAAAAAGACTAACTGGATCGTCTGTTAGTTGAACCTGAGCTGCAGCAGAGTCACACTGCAGTTACTAAACTATTTAAGATGTACTTTGTGATGAAATGCCCACAGGTTAATGTGGCATCCATGTAAACAGCCAGTATAAATGACTTAATGCGTTTTTGCAGAGTTTGCTTTGCATTTATGCTCACATTTAATCGATCTGGACAGTAGGCTACCCCCTCTGTCTCTTTCATAAAACCAGCAATTTTCAGGGCCTCAGTGATTAAACCTTCAGTTTAAACTATCATGTTTTCTTTCTGATTGCCCTTCACGCATGGtcaaaataaaatgtcaaaCTATCCTTTGTTTCCAAACATCACTCCGAAACGCAGCACAAAATGGCTTCCCCAGCTCTTCTCTACCATTTCTAAATCGTAGAGATGTTTAAAAAGCAGAAGGGCAAACGCATACCTCCAGCTCCTTGTCCTTCTGAGCGATGGCTTCAGCCAGGTCTCCCGTGGGCGCCGAGGCAGGCTGGCTCTCTCTGCCCTCATCACCGATGGCCTTCTGTAGCTGTGCAACCTCTGCATCCCGGTTTTTCAGGGACAGTTTCAGCTGCTCAATAACACTATGGGAACCACAAAAAAAGGACTTCACCACCAGTAGTAGTGACACACCATTCAGCAGCTAGCTAAGCGGTAGTGGCCTTTTTATTGCACAAAGAGACACGTGGCTGGTCTTACCCATCCTTCTCCTGCAGGACATGGTGCACATCCTGGGTGGGGGCAGGCGAAAAGGTGCTGGACAGGCTGAATGCCAGAAGCTGCTTCTCCATGTCTATGTTTCGCACCTTCTCCTGCTCTGCGACAGCTGCCATCTTCTCAACCTCCTCTTCGGCTGCCTTCAAATTCTGAGTTACAAAGGGTCCACAACAAGCTGATGAATCGGATGTGAGTACGTGTGTGGCAGCAAAGTGGCCTAATTACTACAAGCTACCTCACACACCTACAAGATGAAAAGGTGCATTATTCAACCCCAGCCCTGGGGCAACATCAAAGAAAGAGACAGACCTTTTATAATCAGTCAGTGAGAAGCCCATCTCCCACAGTGCTATCGTTCAGCTGTGCCTGTAGTCAGCACACATTACCTCCTCTAACTGCTGAATCTTCTTATTGAAAGAGTCTCGCAGCCGCTCCACCTCTCTCTTGGCCTGCTCTTTCAGACGCAGAATATCCCCCGATTCCTTCCCGGCCAAGTTCTCTACAGCTttcctttaaataaaaaaagcatCACTGACCTCTAAGCAATAATCTGAACATATCATATTCTCCCCACAAGGTGTCTGGTTATACATCTCGCATACTTCAAATGGTTTCAAATGGAAGCCCTTCACGTTTGGCTCTGTGCGAGACCAGGGCTGCACTTACGAGGCTGAGACAAGGAGCTCCTGCTTTTCTGACAGCTCTCGCTTCAGTGACTCCACCTCCACCTTCAGCTCAATATTCTGTCAAAAGCCATAATGTTAATATAATCTCTGACATCAGAAGTACAACTTCATTATACAAGTAACAGTCTGAAGGCAAACAGTCTTCTGCTGCAATGGCTTACAGAAATCGCAGATTATGTGGATATATAAAACCTCTCTCCCTAACTTCAAATGgaaaattatgttttttttttgtaattagcTGATAAAAGAGGATAGTCAGACTATTTGTGACCGTGGTGGCATGTCATACAAGTCTGGTGtggttttgcattttaatttaacttCCATCTCAACTGTGCACCAAGCTATTGGCAGCAAAGGCGACTGCTACTTTACCATCCAATTAGTCCTGTTAATTTGCTGattttgtgtgccctggctcaTTCAGGAAACTTAGGTGTAGTATTATTTAACTTAAAGTTTATTGGAAACTAACAccaggcggcatggtggcgcagtggttagcactactgCCTTGCAGCATGACACACAGCATCTGTGTGAAGTTCGCCTGCTCTCCCTGCCGGTTACCTCCCAGTCCGAAAGCATGCAGGGTAGACTGATTGTAGTTGTGGGTGTATGTGCCCCGCGGTATGTTGGTTCCTGGCATAGGCTCCGTGACCCCAGTGGGGATTTAAGTGGTTAAGTATGGAAAAAGTATAGAATTTACTATTCTTTGGAAAACAGCAACTGGAGAGAGCATTTTCACTGCATGGGCTATGCACAATATACAGTTCAGAAAAATTATTTCAGGAGGATGTCCAGTCACCGTTTTGTATACATCCTCGGCAGAGTCGAATTTCTGTTGCGCACGCTCTTCCATAAAGTAAATGCGAAGCTTCAGGTTGAAGTTCTCTTTCTTCAGATTAGTGATTTGCTGAAAAGAGACAAACGGTTTGTTTTATTTGGGTGAGTGAGCGCTGAGTCGGCACGCACATAGCTTTCTACGGTAACTCCCATCAGCCCAGAGTGCACACGCCGCGTGGAAGCTCGAATTACAGGAGAACACATCGTGTGTTGTGCAGCGTGGCCCAGTCCCAGTCCCAGTCCCGTGCTGCGTAATTCAGCATCATCTCCCTCGGAAGGCTAATGAATTGCAGGCCAGGGGCAGCCTGATGTGGAGGAGGGGAGATGGGGGCAGCAGACTGTGTGCCATTGTTCTCTAGCCGATTTTATAGGCCACATCTGGGCTGCTGTGTGACGGCCCCACTCCACAAGACCAGCCCGCAACTGAGACTGACATCATGCAGCAAAGTGACAAACAAAGGGataaaaatggatctactgaGACAACATTCAAGCTATGAATATGCTTATAAATGTGACCTAAAGGACAGTGCGTGAGCTAATTATATCACAGAATGACATAAACAAGGAATCGATTCACAAAAAGTGAAGGCAGGATTAACTTTCTTCTGCGCATTTAACTATTAAAAACTAATAAAAGGTAAAGACTACAATACCATGTCATGTAAAACTGGTGCtgtataaatacatttaatacATTCAAGGCTAGAAGTATATTAGAAAATATCTTTTTAGTGAGTTATAGAACATTGTTTGGTTTCTGCATACTGGTGACCTGTTTACTACCCAGTCTAAGGGAGTTATGCCAATTTTAACTGGCAaaaaacacaacacacaccaactGCTACCACCTTTTGGTTTCAGttttgaaagacaaaaaaaccttCTTTGGCTTGTATTCACTTACGTTTTCATAATCTTTCATGGTGTGAGCTTTACCTGGTGATACTCGCTCTCCTGGAAACACGAGTCCTAGGAAGAGAATataaaatggggaaaaaaatgtaaaccttCTTATGTTACATACATTGACACTCTCCGTTGCTTAATTATTTAACTTTACTTAATACCTTAGAATTAGGAAGAGACATTCAGAAGACTACACTTCAAAGGTAAGATTAATAACACTGATATACACCATTTCACCCAAATTTAACATGTGCTGCCCACATAACACTTTGAAGAATCCATAGAAACTACTTCCAATTACATGCACTGACACCATCTTGAGTTGACAAAGTGGCATAAATTTAAGTCcatatataaaacaaataagCTACCGGTACCACATTTGTGGTAATACATACAGGGACAGTTCAGAGCTGGAACTTACAAAGAACAGCAACCATACAAAATGTCGTTCATTTATCAGTCACGTTAAAGCATGTAGCCACTAAATGTAAAGCAGCCACATTAAAAACATGTAGCATATTATTTCAGAATTTAGATGCATCCACACTGTCACAAAGCTAGAATGAAAACTGAAAGTGTGGAGGATTTTATTAATCTGAATAACTTTTCTTAATTTAGCTTATTACGGCTTCACTGTCAGCAGAATGTTCAGGAAACCTCAGACACATGCTGTACAGAAATAAGCGGCTGTCTTTTCATACAGGCAAACTTCTGGCTTTTGAAAACAATAAAGCCATGGTTTGTATGACAATGCAGCACAAAAGCAGAAACAGAAAACTGCAAGACTAGATAGAAAGACAAGCATTACCATTTCATTCACATTTACAATATACAAAGAGAGCTAATAACTAAAAACTGAAAGTCTGATTTAAGCCGATGCTGTATGTTGTCATTGCAGGTATATTACTAAACCACAGACAAAAGGAATCTAGAGATAGGCAGACATCTCTACCTGCCATGCTGTCCATCGGAAGATGTCCGTCGTCTGCCATCTCATCGAGTCTGGACAAGCCGGTGCTGAAACAATATGATTGCGTCATTAACTTTCGACCTGCTTAAATGAACTCATGACCACAAAATAAACAATGCACTGAAATTATTTCCCCTTCTTatatgcaaatacacattacagTCAACAATGTTACTGTAAACTAAATGATTTTTAAGTCATAtactaaacagaaaaaaacacctttCGGACTAGTATTTAACATTCCTGTAAGGTTCACACACCCGTTACTAGCTGAATTCTTATCTTCAATGTCCCGCAGAATGGCTAAGCATGCTGTCACTGTTTAACAAACAGTCATTGTGATCTCTACAAATCAAAGGCCTTTGAGAGCCAAGGAAGATTCACACAGTTCAATGTCGCTATACGACACAGCTCCATTTTGGACCCTTCGCCAACAGGCAGTACTCCGCTGCATGACGGAGCCTTCAGCAGCACAAGGCCAAGAGCAGCAATAAGGTCGCCAATACTTTTAAATTACTCTCCTCCGTCTCAGACTTTTAGCTCCACAAACACAAGAATGATCACTTCCTTCCGCTTTTCTACGACAGCTTCACTTAATGCTCTTCCTGCCTTCTACCCATAATCCACTGCAGGAGCTTAACGGGAAACAGAAACTAAACAAGCAATATCTGATTAATttccaattaaaaataaagggaCACTGATAATGTCAATACTGCATACTTTTTAGTTATTGATCACCAGTCTAGCTAAATGAAAATCATCACATTCAAAATTCTTTAATTAAATCCAGTATTAACACAAAAAAATCCACCCACAAAACAATATTCTGCACAACTGCACAGATTGTTGAATATTATCGCAATTTAGTGCATCTTCACCATTCATGACAAAGCTTTTTGACCAAACGTTCAGAGGCCCTTAAGCTGTCAACTAGTTTCCACAATGGAAGGCAAGGCTTTCTATTCCAAATGCTCAAAATAACAAGTTAAGAAAATAAAGtttctttgaaaaaaataaataaataaactgaaaatgccTGTTACAAAATCTCACAACACAAATTACCTTTAGCACACTGACAAGCTTTACCGGAAGGTACCATGATGGTTGGTTTTCCAATTGCCCTTTTTGCCTGAACACAGAAAATCAATGTTTCAGCCTTTCTCCAAACCAGGAAACATCGGGGTCACAGATCACCCACAACTAGAGCTTCCCAATTTCATTCTGACATTTAGCGTCTGGTGAAACACTGGGTCATCATGCAGTTGACAAGTTTTCTctttacaatttgcacaatgGTGTTTATATGTTTCACTTTGCATGAAAGCTTTCAGAACAGACAGAGTGCACTCTGGAACTGCCATTAGGGGAACAGTGGTAGAAGAAATGTCATGGGACGAGAGACATAAAGGATAGGCACTGCAGATttgtaaatggtaaatggactgcatttatatagcgcttttctactcctacgagtactcaaagcgctttacatttcatgcctcacattcacccatccacacactcattcacacaccggtggcggaggctgccatgcaaggtgccaacctgctcaccgtgAGCaatttgctcaaggacactttgatggggtcaggaggaaccaggactcgaacctgcaaccctccagttgccgaacgaaagcactacctcctgtgccaccatctttcCCATTTGTAAATGATGTTCAGGCCCAACGTGACAGGCAATGTTTGGGGGTTGGTGCCAAAATAAAGAATGtaccaatatatacacacaaagtGATAACCCTAACTGACTGgccgaagagtcctcacacctgggtttgaacagctcaCCTAAAGGTTattccaaaaacctgcacacacacacaggcgcttTGCGGACAACACTGCCCACCCCTGCTAAAGATGAACCAAATCAGAATGTTCAGTTCATATGTCTGCCCCTTCCATAAAAGGCCATACATCTCTTATCACATCACATTCTAAAAGTGACCCCCAAGCCCCAAGTAAAACTGAATG contains these protein-coding regions:
- the LOC125745660 gene encoding uncharacterized protein LOC125745660, which codes for MSGETRAASLRRSLRDAEHGRPISARDSCRVCGNLPRGSLCRWMFSPSGRTKLQVALSYALGCEVARDGRCEFLCGKCAHMLERVLECRLLIGRLQVTHRAQEQKLQVEKENLIRCISHLYRKHNECMVAAEGDCAPTRSSSRTSVEVQIASEGSVSEEQLSPARSCDDGETRAPAAGSGSQPMSLPSQHMYMEVELHKSSTSALYQKRSSSIQSLTSECSESRSLPGSSGSAVQKATGDSPQPARPDPVARFRRGHLQGSPFTQTFMISDVLSLLRSIPRRALLSQPKSKIPILTRSVPLGTVSGTSSAQSQTETARNQLAAEWDFLQDLTDAFNDEYTVLKAEVT